TGGCCAACAGCATGTAGCGCGTGCCTGAATAAAGCTTATCTAACATGTATGTTCTCTGTATTGCACATCATAGTTTTCTTCGCACTTAGGAACACTGGGCAGCACTTCAGCACTATACTTGGGGGCccaataaaaagcacaaaaatgcaaaaaacgtGGCACGAAATTGATCGCAGAAAGACGGTTGTTCAGTGTGAGAGCTGATACGAGAAGGTGCAGCGCCGCCTTGTTCGCCTCAGCTGAGAGTGTGCATATCCGGTGGCTTGGATATTTTGCCCCTCTGCACACGTCCGCAGTGATGGTGAAAGCACCTTGGATATTGACTTTGtggttacaaataaatttcagCAGGTAGGCATATTCACAGATATGAAATCTGTGAATAAAAAGGATTGACTGTTTatattcagtgtgtgtgtgtatatttttttgaACTGACTTATGAACCTATAGTTTATTTGAGGCACTCTCATAGtttgtgttttctatttcatttattttttaaaagttggtcATAACCTGTAATGGATTACAAAATGCAGTTTGAAAAGTATGGTATGGGTTAAAACCATGAGACTGGATAAGTTAGTTTACCTCTGGAGGGAAGGCATCATCATGGTTCCCTGAGGCTGGGAAGCCAGAGTATGAGTTGAGGGGAATGGCTTCTGACCTTCCTGTAAATGCTTATGCCCTTGCGTGTCCTTCCAGGTGACTGTCTTGGTGCTGCAGGGCCGGCTGGACGAGGCTCGACAGATGCTCTCCAGGGAAGCTGACGCCAGCCCCACCTCTGCAGGCATGTGCCGAATCCTGGGGGACCTGATGAGGACAATGCCCGTTCTCAGTGTATGTGGGAGCAGCCTTGCTCTTCTGAGTCGTGGGAGATGGGTTCATTCAGTGAGCATAAGGGGTTTGTGTGGTGATGGCATCTCACTGCGTCTCTTCTCACAGCCTGGTAACACGCAGACGCTCACAGAGCTGGAGCTGAAGTGGCAGCACTGGCATGAGGAATGTGAGCGGCACCTCCAAGATGGCACGTTTGCCTCCAGTCCTCACCTTGAGTCTCTCTGCAAGGTCAGTGGGAAGCAAGTCCAGGCCAAGGTCCGAGTTGGTTTCTCCCAGGGGCTGTGGCAGCCACCGCAGCAATGGCAGGAACTCTGTCCTCCTTGGACAGGGCTGTTTATGGGCTCTGTCAGGAAGGAGAGAGCTTTCCAATCAGGGGCTCTGGTAGAGATCGGGAGCATTGTTAAGAAGGTGTCCTCAGAGCTGAGGGAAAGTGTCTCTTCCTCAGATCATGCTGGGAGACGAAGCTGCCCTGTTAGAGCAGAAGAAGCTTCTGAGTAACTGGTATCATTTCCTAGTGACCCGGCTCCTGTATTCTCATCCCACAGTAAAACCCATGGATCTGTACTTTTATGCCCAGGTGAGTCTGAGCTCTTCAGGTTTGGGGCGGGGAGAAGGATTCTGGGGGCTCTGCTCCCTGCTGGGTCATTTTCAGCATGTGGCCTCCTTGAGTTGAACCTCCTTGGAGAACAGGAAGGTTCTTTCCTTTGGCCCTCTTTGAAGGACTCCATCATCCTTCTCCAGGGTTCCCTACACAGCAGCCCTTTCTGCCCCCTTGACTCTCTGCTTCCATCTGGGGATTGAATGGGTCTCTACTTTTCCACAGTCGAGCCTTGACCTGTTTCTGGGAGGTGAGAGCAGCCCAGAACCCCTGGACAACATCTTGATGGCGGCCTTCGAGTTTGACATCCACCAAGTGATCAAGGAGTGCAGGTAGGACTCACTGCATCACCACTGTTCTAACCATTTTTAGGTGTTCAGTTCAGTGTATTacgtacattcacaatgttgtaccaCCGTCACCACTGTCTTTTCTGGAATGTCCTGTTCCTTCTTGCTGGTGTCTTAGCCTTCACACAGACTTGCtcccctccacagcccctccaccgCCCCACGTAGGTAGATAATGGCTTCTTTCTGGATGAGCTTGGGGACCTTCCTGAGGCCTGAGGGCTACTGTATTTATAACAGTAGCCATTTCAGAGATGTGTTACTTAAAATAATGTTGCAAGAAATTACTTTGATACGTAAAACCCATGAACAGCCAGCTAGCCTGTTTCTTGGAACCTGATGGACAGGCAACCACCTTAAGGGACATTCTCACTCTCTAGTCACCCAAAGGTTATCACACCATCTGGCTCCTGGCTGCGTCTGTTTAGGGCAGGGATTCTGTATCATTCCTCTCTGCAGAAGGGTGTGTCCTCACTGCACTGAGCCTTCAGCAAGGCAGGAAAGAGAGTGAAACATAATGAATCCAAAGTAAAGCTTTCCGGAAATATTCATGAATAGTAAGTTAGAAAGAATATACCCTTCCTCTTGTGCATCCTGGAAAAGTGGGTATTGCACCAAAGACTCCCAGAAGAGAAAGTTGGGAACTGCAGCAGGTAGCCTTGCTCAAGTATCAAATTCACTGACTTTGACTGGATCTTTTTTAGTAGATCTGGGCAGTGGGAAGGGTTCCCTGCTGCTACCTGCTCTTCTGTTTCAGCCAAAAGAAACCCAGAGCGTCAAAATGGTGTTAgatttggagaaagaaaaatggggtTTTGTGTCAATATTCTTTTCATAGTCCTGTATCCTCGTGCAGCCTCTCAGGGAGACCCTGGGGGCCTTGTTCAGCACTCTGTCCATGTCATTAGTTCTCCGCCTCAGTGGTCGCTACCCTGCAGCCTTGGAGGCTGGTGTATCCCTTTGGGAAGACACCCAACGGGGACTGGAGTGCGGTGTGGCTCCCTTAGCTCTGGGGTCCTCTATAGCCACCTTGCTGGCTGTTTTGCTGTAACCATCAGCTAGAAGTCTAGGTAACAGCAGCTGATCTGGGAAGCTAGGGTGTCATTTCCCCCACCCAGCCCACTCCACCCGGCTCAACTTATTCGAAGGTTATTACGCATCTGTTATATGCTCCACGCTGTATCAGGCTTTGAGATTACAGTGATTTTTCTTGTATGAAATTTACAGCCTAGACAGGATGTTTTGGGACCCCTCAAGAGAAGACGCTATATCTGATTGGAAAGTCAGGGAAAACTTCTTAAGGAGGTGACACTTAAGCTGAGTTCTGAAAAGTTCAGTGAAGAACACCagaaaaggcagagagaaagcCTGGGAGAAGGCACAGGCACGAAAGAAAAATGGCCTGTTACCTGCTTAGGGACTGCAAGTATCTCCATAGAAAGACTAAACAAGAGGTGGGCTGAACTGGTGACAGAGATAAGAAAGAAATCAGATTATGTCTTCCATGTATACCCTTCCCAGTAGTTTTGACTATGAAGATGGGGAGCCATTGAGGATTTTCAGCAGGACAGTGCCATGGAATTTGTATTTGAGAAAGGGTGATCTGAAGAGTGAGGAAAGCAAGGCTGGTAGCTGGGAGACCAGACCTAAGGCTAGTAACAGTATTCTGTGTGGAAAGTGGTAATAGTGACAGGAGTGGTGCTAACAGTAGATCTATCAGTCCTGTTAGCTCCACTTGAAAACATCTTACAACCAGCTGCCTCCCACTCCCTCCACAGCTACCACCCTGGCCCAGCCACCATTACCCTTGGCCTGAACTATTCCAGGTGGCCCCCAACTGGCTTCCCACTGTCACCTGTCTGTGTTGTCCATTCTCACAGAACAGCCCGCATAATCTTGTAAGACTTAAACCATGCCATTCTCCTGCTTGTGTCCCAGGGGCTTCTCATCACAAGACCTTAAGTGAGCTGGCCTCTGCCTGCCTCGAAGTGTGAGTCATAGGGGCTTCACTGTGAAGTGGGAAGAAGAGAAGCTTACCCTTTCCACCCCTGAGCCTTGACACTGGCTATTTCCTCTGTGTCAGGAATCCTCCTTCCCCTGGTCTTCCTTTGGCAGGTTCCTTCTCATCCTTCCCCTAAGCTCATACAGCCCTCTCGACTACTCTTCTATGTACTCCTTATTCTAGGAGGAGTGGGGGGGGTGTACTTTTATATTTGAGGAGGCAACTTTTTACATCGTCTTCTCAGTTTACACTGTCTCCCTTTATATGATATTCTTAAGACTGGTCAtttctgatttcatctctttaaatttttcataactTTAGACTCTGAAGATAGCTTCAGAGTCTCAAAGCACTGTACTGACTGTTATAATTCCTCCACTTTGACAATGAAGCTgaagttaaaagaaatgaactggCCAATCGCTGAGCAGCTGGACTGGATTTGAACCAATTTCAGTGCTTTCCCTTGGGACATGGCTGTGCTTTTTAGCATGTCAACAGTTACTGGTGAGCAGTTTAGTAGGGGACAAGTTTCTAtctattttctcacttttttcttaaaacagtccAGGCAGGCAAATGGTAAAATTACTTCCATCTTATAGATGAAAGACAAGTGACTGAAGGGGCAGTCTCAAGTTGAGTTGTAATACTTTTTCCATTAAATTGCTACCTACTTAGTGAAATAACAGTATTTAGTTAAACAATTGATATACAAAGGACCTATGATGAAATTAGAACAGTTAAGAGCAACAGTATTATCCAGTGAATCAGGGTTTGTTTAGAGGCCTGTCATAAAGAGGTATCATATTTATTAGGATTTTTTTGTCTAAAAAGGACAAAGTCAAGAAGGAATGCAGCAGAATTACAAAATTGTGAAGGTCGTGGCTAAAGACAATCCTGGACCAAGGAATAAGTCTTTAAACGTTTGAGCACTGCACTTTTGTATAGCATGTAATGAATTTTTAGAAGTTAATATCCAGGGATGGTAGTAGAAATacaagtgtttttttgttttttgtttattcgTTTAATGTcacatttaagaaaatttttttacaagtttttaaaaaaattggcatAGTTTTTTGAATGTCAGATCCACGTGCATAACTTGTAATGGAGTTGGAATATATCTaataaaaggaatgaattttAGGGAGGCCAACATGACATTCCTTAATGGTGGAATTTTGGAGCAGATGGAGTATCATAATGTCCATATCCCTAAGACCAAGGCAGAAGGTGTAAACGTTTATCCAGTAAGTCACTGTAAGCCAATCCCTGTGTTTTTTATGTCTTGAAAGCAGTTTTTACCTTAATGAATTTCACCTGGGAAAGTGTACCTGCCGTTAACAGCCTGCTCCCTCCACTTGGGCTTGACTTTTGTCCTAGAGAAAGCAACCATTAAAGTTTCTTTTCCCTCAAGATGTAAAAAATAGTCAAGCcgtatatacaaatacagaaaggCCTATGAAACAACTCAAAATGATGTATGCACACTGGCAGTAAGGACATTGGTATACTCTATGCAAAGTGATGCTGGGGAGTTAGTGAATAGTTGGTGCTGTAAAGCAGTGGTTTCTAGGAACTTACTTACAATCAGACCTTTAGAGGGCCCTAGAAAACTTCATTTTTAACAAGGGCCACAGATGATTCTATGTTTTTATtaaaagtgtggtttggggaaGGACTTTTAACCTTCACTGTGTGTCAGATTACATATATAATCAAATTTTAAATCATGTAATTGAACAAAAACAATGTCTTTATAAAGTATTAATAACACAAGGTTGTTTTTAAAGTGACATCATAGGTATATAGTTGTATTCATAAAGTATGCTCATCAAAACTGCAGCAATGAGAAACATTAACAGCAAATCCAAGTGCAAACAAAGATACTCCTTTGAATTTCATGTTTCATCAAGCATCAAAAACCACCAGCCTTTTAGTTCTTTTCTTATACATTATTCTGTATCCACATTCTCTATGTCTAATTGGATCCctggattttatttcattttctgtgtgaCATCCCTATAGAGATGTATCATGGGCTGCTTTGAGGGCTGAATGTCCTTCTTGGTGTCTGTTGTTAGTCCTCACCTAGCACAGAGAAACTTCTCATTCTGTGCTTCCAAACAGAGTCCAGCTTGTCGctgtccctcccaccccttttAAGCAAAGAACATGTGTGGTTCCTGCTTATGCTTCACTCATGTGGGCCTCTTACCCTGATTTTGCTTCATGCCTTTGTGTCTGAATCTAAGCATCGCCCTAAGCAACTGGTGGTTCGTGGCCCATCTGACGGACCTGCTGGATCACTGCAAACTGCTCCAGTCACACAACCTCTAGTAAGTATGTCATGGCCGTGCCAACCCTCTTCTTGCCACCACCCAGGCCCGGGAGGGCAGAGTGAACCAAACGCCTAGAATGGAGATTGGGCTGTTGAAGGGGGCCCTGAGTAGAGCAGGCCAGGAGTCTTGGTCTCATGCTACGTTTTATTCCAGCTTTGGATCCAACATGAGAGAGTTCCTCCTGCTGGAATATGCCTCAGGACTGTTCGCTCATCACAGGTGGGAAGGCCCTAAGAGTGTGGGGTGGCAGCAGGGTGCTCTTCAGCATGTGGCTGCCGGTGGAGATTGGACTGTGTTCTCTCCCATCTGGTTCCCTGAAGGCTACAAGGGTTGGGGGAGGAGCCATCTTGGGTGCCAATTCCCAAGCCCCAGGGCAGTACCTGGGCTTGGCAGGTCCTCATGTCTGTCTTCCTCGGACCTGTGCAGCCTCTGGCAGCTGGGAGTGGATTACTTTGATTACTGCCCTGAGCTGGGCCGAGTTTCCTTGGAGCTGCATATTGAGCGGATCCCTCTGAGCACAGAGCAGAAAGCCCTTAAGGTGCTGCGGGTTTGTGAGCAGCGGCAGATGACTGAACAAGGTGAGctggctctcctcccagcacacTGTCTGTGCTCACGCCATGCGGGCCAGACTGGGGAGAATCCGGGCAGTGGATGCCAGGAGGTAAACCAAAACACAGGGGAGTTACTGGGGAGGGACAGAGAGCTAGGGATCCACTGAGACTTAGAAGCAGTTGAGCACATTGCCTTTTATGAGGTCCTGACCCATTTCTCATGCTTTCgccagagggcagggctggggcagccgTGAGTTTACCTGTCCTAAGTGGGTTGCTGTTGCTTGGTAAGGCTGGCTTGGTTGGGGAAGCTGGACCAGGGGCGGGTCAGGAAGAGCACAGGGAGGAAACGATGATGAAGTTTGCCCTTTTTCTTCTCCCCTCGCTGTTGAGTGATAAAAATCTAAGTTGTTATTCTTCCCAGAGGCATTGCATGCTTATGACCATCTCTGAAAGCATGTGGCATCAAGACTCAAAGGATGATAGGATTTTCAGCACCTGGGCAGATAACAGAGGTGCTCAACTGTGGGGAGCAGTACAAATCTTTTGCCACCCATGAAATGAAAGCCAGTCGTGCCAGGGTGGGTCATACTGCTAACAGAGCCAAGAGACAATTTATAAACCACGAAGTTCCTAGTTCTACTGGTCCAGCTGTATTTGGAGCCTATGGAGAAGCCGTATAAAGCTCGGAGGTGGGAAGGGTGCTCCTATCCCAGCAAAGTTCAGGAATGGAGTGATCTGTAGGGTGAAAATGAcaccttctctctttttccctgcAAAGTTCGCAGCATTTGTAAGATCTTAGCCATGAAAGCTGTTCGCAACAATCGCCTGGGTTCTGCCCTCTCTTGGAGCATTCGAGCTAAAGATGCCGCCTTTGCCACGCTGGTGTCAGACAGGTGGGCTCAAGTGGTGTGCGCTTCCTGGGTACTGTCTGGGAAGCTGGGAGGCTGAGGAGGTGGGCCTGGGACTGCTGCTCTGATCTCTGGCCTTGGCCTTGCAGATTCCTCAGGGATTACTGTGAGCGAGGCTGTTTTTCTGATTTGGATCTCATTGACAACCTGGGGCCAGCCATGATGCTCAGTGATCGACTGACCTTCCTGGGTGAGTCTTGCCAGGCTCCGTCCCCTGGACCTTCAGCACAAGTGGACAGTTGTGAAGACTGGAGAGACTGTTCTAGACCTCTCCAGTCCAAAAGACATAGAACCCCATGTGCCAGTCTCTACAAAGCATATTTTTGGGTAACATTTTATTTCCCAGTAATCTCAAACTTAGAAGTTGTAGAAGTAGTGTAAGGAATAAGGAACTCCCACACACTTTACCTAGACTCACTGGTTATTTGTATTTTGCCTCATTCATTCTCTCAACCAGGTTTTTTGGGAAAAATCTGAAAGTAAGTTGGAGACATTGTTCTTTCTCCATAAATACCTGAGCgtgtatttcctaagaacaagAACATTCTCTTATATAACCACAGTTATCAAAATCAGGAGGTTCAGCACTGATACAGTACTCTCATCTGATCCACATCCGTATTCTGATTCCATCAGTTGTCCTTTATTTTGTCCAGGTTTGTGAATTTAGTTTGCAGGTCTTTTTAGTGCCTCTGCCTTTGCTGGTGCTTCCTTAACCTTAGATATTTTAAGGGTCAGTTCAGCTCTCTTGTAGAATGTTCCCACTTTTGGTTGATCTCATGAGCAGATTCAGATTATGAATTTGGGCAGGAATTCCACTGAGGCGATGTGTCCTCCTCAGTGCCGTCTGCCCTCTTACTGGTAGAGTTTGcttttgatcacttggttaaagtGGCTTCCACTAAGTGTCTCCTCTGTGCAGCACCAAGTTTCCCTTTGATTTAACAAGTTGTGGAGAGACTTTGagattatttaaatgttttttcacAAAACTTTGACCCGCTAGTTTCAGTAACTACTCGTGGTTTTCTGACTGCCACCCCCTGTGTTTTAGTTggcattccactgtatggatgccAACAAAGCACCTTTGTCCCCGTTTATCCTTTCATTTACATCAGGAATGGTCTCATGGGGGTTACTTTATTCAGTGTGTTATAATCCATGACGCTTGTTTATTTTGCTGCTTAGATTCTCCCAGGTTTGGCTCTTGGAGCCCCTTGTAAGCATGTGTTTGAATCCTTTTGGTCCCACTGATCTGTGAGCTTGGAGACCGCTCTGGAAGAATTTCTCTGCTCCATGGAATGGCTGGTCTGGGGTCTCTTCTTTTGTTTAGGGCCAGAGGTGACCTAGCGCTCTCTTTCCTCAACAGGAAAGTACCGCGAGTTCCACCGGTTATACGGGGAGAAGCGTTTCGTTGATGCCGCTTCTCTTCTCCTGTCATTGATGACTTCTCAGATTGCCCCACGGTCTTTCTGGATGACGCTTCTAACAGATGCCCTGCCCCTTCTGGAACAGAAACAGGTACAGGTTGAGTCCAGTGATTTTCTTCTCTGCCTGCCATCCTGTCGCTGTTGCAGATGTGTATCTATCCATCATCTCCTAAGTAGGCCTGTGAGTGCACGTGTTCCCCCCACAGCGCCCACTCTGGAAATCCAGTATCTACGTGAGAAAAACTACTTAATTTGAAACGAGGCAGCTATCTGCTGACAATACTCAGCCCAGGGCCCTGACAGGAAGAGCTGAGAGTGAGAACAGGGGTGCTCTGCCCTGCCGGGTTTGCATATACAAAGCACACTCCTCCAAAAGGGATCCAAGAAAGGGTATCTCAACCTGGCCCTGTGCCCAAACCAGGGCACGTTTTGCCTGGGGAGCAGCTAAGTGAAGCAGCATCTCTCTCCTAGGTGATTTTTTCAGCAGAGCAAACATATGAGCTGATGAGGTGTCTGGAGGACTTGACTTCAGGAAAGCCAGTGTGTGGAGAGCCTGATCCCCAGCGACTCCAGGTCAGTTTAGCTTTTCCGGTTTGTTCGTTCCACAATGTAGAAAGGCTGCTCCCCGCCAGCACCAGCTCCTTAAAACTCATGTGCCTCTTAAGTTATCTCTTAACCTGTAACTGTGACACACCAACTTTTTAGGAGAAAATGGGGTGATTCTAGTATTCTGGTCTCACATTCTTTCTTTCCTGATCCGTCACAGTGGTCCTTTGCATGCAGCTCCATCTCTTAAATTAAGAACTTGCTGGACAGTACTACTACAtgttaaatgccttttttttaaacctttggaTTAGTCTTGGGAGCTGTGAAGAAGGGAAACTTCCTGCTGTACCTCATGCTGGCTCTCTGCTTTTAGGATGACGACATAGAGACCACCAAAGTGGAAATGCTGAGACTTGCTCTTGCACGAAATCTTGCTCGGTCAATTATAAAAGAAGGCTCGCTGGAAGGTTCCTGAAGCCAGCTCCAACATGGTATCTTTGTAAGgctatgtatatacatttttaaaagaataaatgttttcttttgcaaATGTAAGGCAAGTTCTTAAGAGTCCATCTAGGGAGTTTTTAATCTACCTGCACT
This portion of the Vicugna pacos chromosome 16, VicPac4, whole genome shotgun sequence genome encodes:
- the NUP85 gene encoding nuclear pore complex protein Nup85; the encoded protein is MEELDGEPTVTLIPGMNSQKKQICFDWGPGEMLVCETSFNKKEKSEVVPGCPLIYIVRKDVDVYSQILRKLFNESHGIFVGLQRIEEELTGKSRKAQLVRVSKNYRSVIRACMEEMHQVAIAAKDPASGCQFSSQVSILSAMELIWNLCEILFIEVAPAGPLLLHLLDWVRLHVCEVDSLSADVLGSENPSKHESFWNLVTVLVLQGRLDEARQMLSREADASPTSAGMCRILGDLMRTMPVLSPGNTQTLTELELKWQHWHEECERHLQDGTFASSPHLESLCKIMLGDEAALLEQKKLLSNWYHFLVTRLLYSHPTVKPMDLYFYAQSSLDLFLGGESSPEPLDNILMAAFEFDIHQVIKECSIALSNWWFVAHLTDLLDHCKLLQSHNLYFGSNMREFLLLEYASGLFAHHSLWQLGVDYFDYCPELGRVSLELHIERIPLSTEQKALKVLRVCEQRQMTEQVRSICKILAMKAVRNNRLGSALSWSIRAKDAAFATLVSDRFLRDYCERGCFSDLDLIDNLGPAMMLSDRLTFLGKYREFHRLYGEKRFVDAASLLLSLMTSQIAPRSFWMTLLTDALPLLEQKQVIFSAEQTYELMRCLEDLTSGKPVCGEPDPQRLQDDDIETTKVEMLRLALARNLARSIIKEGSLEGS